One window of Halorussus sp. MSC15.2 genomic DNA carries:
- a CDS encoding collagen-like protein, with the protein MTSKKRTLSVVLAGVLLLSGVATAGMGSAAAEVTANDSLSVTVDQADDYSATVTVTHNGSAVTNASVNVSVTDDNVTYAGAGEYVTDENGTVELSAPAENVTVEVAAEKNGATGATSATLVADATEEPLEGSLGVSVSETDDGATVSVTHNGSAVEGASVTVGVTDDNTTYAGAGDYTTDASGTVSLPAPSENVTVEVTATKDNATGTTTATLTASEGEQSFGNLVSSFVHEMLNAGDDGGPIGQAVSEFVTENNPGNASEKKPDDAGKPDHAGPSDNTTAENETDEGSSQGPPENAGNDEDGDDQKGNGSGDAGNDGGSNGNGNGKAKGNGR; encoded by the coding sequence ATGACCTCGAAAAAACGAACCCTGTCGGTCGTCCTCGCGGGAGTCCTGCTCCTGTCGGGCGTGGCGACCGCGGGTATGGGAAGTGCAGCGGCCGAAGTGACAGCGAACGATTCGCTCTCGGTCACGGTAGACCAGGCCGACGACTATAGCGCGACCGTCACGGTGACGCACAACGGTTCGGCAGTCACGAACGCCTCCGTGAACGTCAGCGTCACTGACGACAACGTCACGTACGCGGGCGCTGGCGAGTACGTGACCGACGAGAACGGGACCGTCGAACTGTCGGCACCCGCAGAGAACGTGACCGTCGAGGTCGCCGCGGAGAAGAACGGCGCGACCGGCGCGACCTCCGCGACGCTGGTCGCCGACGCCACCGAGGAACCGCTCGAAGGTTCGCTCGGCGTCAGCGTCTCGGAGACTGACGACGGCGCGACGGTGTCTGTGACGCACAACGGTTCGGCAGTCGAAGGCGCGTCCGTGACCGTCGGCGTTACCGACGATAACACTACGTACGCGGGCGCTGGCGACTACACCACCGACGCGAGCGGTACCGTCTCGCTCCCGGCACCGTCGGAGAACGTGACCGTGGAGGTCACCGCGACGAAGGACAACGCGACCGGAACGACAACGGCCACGCTCACCGCGAGCGAGGGCGAGCAGTCCTTCGGTAACCTCGTGTCGTCGTTCGTCCACGAGATGCTGAACGCGGGCGACGACGGCGGTCCCATCGGACAGGCCGTCTCGGAGTTCGTGACCGAGAACAACCCGGGCAACGCCTCCGAGAAGAAACCCGACGACGCGGGCAAGCCCGACCACGCCGGTCCGTCTGACAACACCACCGCGGAGAACGAGACTGACGAAGGCAGTTCGCAGGGTCCGCCCGAGAACGCCGGTAACGACGAGGACGGCGACGACCAGAAAGGCAACGGTAGCGGCGATGCCGGAAACGATGGTGGTAGTAACGGCAACGGTAACGGGAAGGCCAAAGGCAACGGTCGATAA
- a CDS encoding adenosylhomocysteinase, whose translation MADYPSISEQVDDLESARTDGHRKMDWAREHMPILTAMQADFEANQPFEGHRIGMAMHVEAKTAVLVETLAEGGADVAITGCNPLSTHDDVSAALDEHPNITSYAKREVDDEEYYEAIEAVISHEPTITVDDGMDLVAAIHEDYPELIDSIVGGCEETTTGVHRLRAMDADGELKYPVFAVNDTPMKRLFDNVHGTGESSLANIAMTTNLSWAGKNVVVAGYGDCGRGVAKKASGQNANVIVTEVEPRRALEAHMEGYDVMPMAEAAEIGDVFLTTTGNRDVITRDHFEKMDDGVLLANAGHFDVEVNLDDLSDLAVNQREARDGVREYEMDDGRRLNVLAEGRLVNLASPIALGHPVEVMDQSFGVQAASVRELVENGDQYDAGVHEVPDELDREIAEIKLDAEGVEYDDLTPEQEEYMGSWQHGT comes from the coding sequence ATGGCAGACTATCCATCCATTAGCGAGCAGGTGGACGACCTCGAATCTGCTCGCACCGACGGCCATCGCAAGATGGACTGGGCGCGAGAGCACATGCCGATTCTGACCGCGATGCAGGCCGACTTCGAGGCGAACCAGCCCTTCGAGGGCCACCGAATCGGGATGGCGATGCACGTCGAAGCCAAGACCGCCGTGCTGGTCGAGACCCTCGCCGAAGGCGGCGCGGACGTCGCTATCACCGGCTGTAACCCCCTCTCGACCCACGACGACGTGAGCGCCGCGCTCGACGAACACCCCAACATCACCTCCTACGCGAAGCGCGAGGTGGACGACGAGGAGTACTACGAGGCCATCGAGGCGGTCATCTCCCACGAACCGACCATCACCGTGGACGACGGGATGGACCTCGTCGCGGCCATCCACGAGGACTACCCCGAACTCATCGACTCCATCGTCGGCGGGTGCGAGGAGACAACCACGGGCGTCCACCGCCTGCGCGCGATGGACGCCGACGGCGAACTCAAGTACCCCGTCTTCGCCGTGAACGACACGCCGATGAAGCGCCTGTTCGACAACGTCCACGGCACGGGCGAGTCCTCGCTGGCGAACATCGCCATGACCACGAACCTCTCGTGGGCGGGCAAGAACGTCGTCGTCGCGGGCTACGGCGACTGCGGCCGCGGCGTCGCCAAGAAGGCGTCCGGACAGAACGCCAACGTCATCGTGACCGAGGTCGAACCCCGGCGCGCGCTCGAAGCCCACATGGAGGGCTACGACGTGATGCCGATGGCCGAGGCCGCCGAAATCGGCGACGTGTTCCTCACCACCACGGGCAACCGCGACGTGATTACGCGAGACCACTTCGAGAAGATGGACGACGGCGTCCTGCTGGCCAACGCGGGCCACTTCGACGTGGAGGTCAACCTCGACGACCTCTCGGACCTCGCCGTGAACCAGCGCGAGGCCCGCGACGGCGTCCGCGAGTACGAGATGGACGACGGTCGCCGCCTCAACGTCCTCGCGGAGGGTCGCCTCGTCAACCTCGCCAGTCCCATCGCGCTGGGCCACCCGGTCGAGGTCATGGACCAGAGCTTCGGCGTGCAGGCCGCGTCGGTCCGCGAACTGGTCGAGAACGGCGACCAGTACGACGCCGGTGTCCACGAAGTCCCCGACGAACTGGACCGGGAGATTGCGGAAATCAAACTGGACGCCGAGGGCGTCGAGTACGACGACCTGACGC